A section of the Streptomyces sp. SLBN-118 genome encodes:
- a CDS encoding bifunctional FO biosynthesis protein CofGH, whose protein sequence is MTDHQHGRPGRPTENAMRRALKRARDGVALDVTEAAVLLQARGDDLEDLTASAARVRDAGLEAAGRPGVITYSKSVFIPLTRLCRDKCHYCTFVTVPGKLRRAGHGMFMSPDEVLDIARRGAELGCKEALITLGDKPEDRWPEAREWLDAHGYDDTIAYVRAIAIRILEETGLLPHLNPGVMTWTDFQRLKPVAPSMGMMLETTATRLWSEPGGPHYGSPDKEPAVRLRVLEDAGRSSVPFTSGLLIGIGETYEERADSLFALRRIARAYHGIQELIMQNFRAKPDTAMRGMPDAEMDELVATVAVARHIMGPSACLQAPPNLVAGEYARLIGAGIDDWGGVSPLTPDHVNPERPWPQIGELAERSAAAGFRLEERLCVYPEFVQRGEPWLDPRLLPHVRALADPGTGLANPDAPVVGHAWQEPDEGFSSTGRTDLHRTIDTEGRTSDRRDDFDEVYGDWEALREAARPGMVPSRIDTDVRGALKQAADDPTKLTDDEALALLHADGPALDALTRIADELRRDVVGDDVTYVVTRNINFTNVCYTGCRFCAFAQRRTDADAYTLSLDQVADRAAQAWDVGAVEVCMQGGIHPDLPGTAYFDIARAVKARVPGMHVHAFSPMEVVNGATRTGLSIREWLTKAKEAGLDSIPGTAAEILDDEVRWILTKGKLPTATWIEVVKTAHELGIRSSSTMMYGHVDQPRHWLGHFRTLARIQQETGGFTEFVTLPFIHTNAPVYLAGIARPGPTVRDNRAVTAMARLLLHPHITNIQTSWVKLGADGAAQMLRSGANDLGGTLMEETISRMAGSSYGSYRSIKDLVAIAEAAGRPSKPRTTLYGEVADERTRAATASDGHLPELLPLLDQG, encoded by the coding sequence ATGACGGATCACCAGCACGGACGGCCCGGACGCCCCACCGAGAACGCCATGCGCCGTGCCCTCAAGCGTGCCCGGGACGGCGTGGCGCTGGACGTTACCGAGGCCGCCGTGCTGCTCCAGGCTCGGGGAGACGATCTCGAAGACCTCACTGCGTCCGCCGCGCGCGTGCGGGATGCCGGGCTGGAGGCCGCAGGCCGCCCCGGCGTCATCACGTACTCGAAGAGCGTGTTCATTCCGCTCACCCGGCTGTGCCGGGACAAATGCCACTACTGCACCTTCGTGACCGTGCCGGGAAAGCTGCGCCGGGCCGGGCACGGGATGTTCATGTCGCCCGACGAGGTCCTGGACATCGCCCGGCGCGGGGCCGAACTCGGCTGCAAGGAAGCGCTGATCACCCTCGGGGACAAGCCCGAGGACCGCTGGCCCGAGGCGCGGGAGTGGCTGGACGCGCACGGGTACGACGACACCATCGCGTATGTACGGGCCATCGCGATCCGCATCCTGGAGGAGACCGGGTTGCTGCCGCATCTCAACCCCGGTGTGATGACCTGGACCGACTTCCAGCGGCTGAAGCCCGTGGCGCCGAGCATGGGCATGATGCTGGAGACCACGGCGACGCGGCTGTGGAGCGAGCCGGGCGGGCCGCACTACGGGTCGCCCGACAAGGAACCCGCCGTACGGCTGCGGGTGCTGGAAGACGCGGGACGGTCCTCGGTCCCCTTCACCAGTGGGCTGTTGATCGGGATCGGCGAGACGTACGAGGAGCGCGCCGATTCGCTGTTCGCGCTGCGGCGCATCGCCCGTGCGTATCACGGCATCCAGGAACTGATCATGCAGAACTTCCGCGCCAAGCCGGACACGGCGATGCGCGGCATGCCGGACGCCGAGATGGACGAGCTGGTCGCGACCGTCGCCGTGGCCCGGCACATCATGGGCCCCTCCGCCTGCCTCCAGGCGCCGCCCAACCTGGTGGCGGGCGAGTATGCGCGGCTCATCGGGGCGGGTATCGACGACTGGGGCGGGGTCTCGCCCCTGACGCCCGACCATGTGAACCCCGAGCGGCCCTGGCCGCAGATCGGCGAGCTCGCCGAGCGCTCGGCGGCGGCGGGCTTCCGGCTCGAAGAACGCCTCTGCGTCTACCCGGAGTTCGTGCAGCGAGGCGAGCCCTGGCTCGACCCGCGGCTGCTGCCGCACGTCCGCGCGCTCGCCGATCCGGGGACCGGGCTGGCGAACCCGGACGCCCCCGTCGTCGGACACGCGTGGCAGGAACCCGACGAGGGCTTCTCCTCCACCGGGCGCACCGATCTGCACCGGACGATCGACACCGAGGGCCGGACCTCCGACCGGCGTGACGACTTCGACGAGGTCTACGGGGACTGGGAGGCCCTGCGCGAGGCCGCCCGGCCCGGCATGGTGCCCTCCCGGATCGACACCGACGTACGAGGGGCTCTCAAGCAAGCCGCGGACGATCCGACGAAGCTCACCGACGACGAGGCCCTCGCCCTGCTCCACGCGGACGGGCCCGCGCTGGACGCGCTCACCCGTATCGCGGACGAGTTGCGCCGTGACGTCGTCGGCGACGACGTCACGTACGTCGTCACGCGCAACATCAACTTCACCAACGTCTGCTACACCGGCTGCCGCTTCTGCGCCTTCGCCCAGCGGCGTACGGACGCCGATGCGTACACCCTCTCGCTCGACCAGGTGGCGGACCGTGCCGCGCAGGCCTGGGACGTCGGTGCGGTCGAGGTCTGTATGCAGGGCGGCATCCATCCCGACCTGCCCGGCACCGCGTACTTCGACATCGCGCGCGCCGTGAAGGCGCGCGTCCCCGGCATGCATGTGCACGCCTTCTCGCCGATGGAGGTCGTCAACGGAGCGACCCGCACAGGGCTTTCGATCCGCGAGTGGCTCACCAAAGCCAAGGAAGCCGGGCTCGACTCCATCCCCGGCACGGCCGCCGAGATCCTCGACGACGAAGTCCGCTGGATCCTCACCAAGGGCAAACTGCCCACCGCCACCTGGATCGAGGTCGTCAAGACCGCGCACGAGCTCGGCATCCGGTCGAGCTCGACGATGATGTACGGGCATGTGGACCAGCCCCGGCACTGGCTCGGCCACTTCCGGACGCTGGCCCGGATCCAGCAGGAGACGGGCGGCTTCACCGAGTTCGTGACGCTGCCCTTCATCCACACCAACGCGCCCGTCTATCTCGCAGGGATCGCGCGACCGGGCCCGACCGTCCGCGACAACCGCGCGGTCACCGCCATGGCCCGGCTCCTGCTCCACCCCCACATCACCAACATCCAGACCAGCTGGGTGAAGCTGGGGGCGGACGGCGCGGCCCAGATGCTCCGCTCCGGGGCCAACGACCTCGGTGGCACGCTCATGGAGGAGACCATCTCCCGTATGGCTGGCTCCAGTTACGGCTCGTACCGCTCCATCAAGGATCTCGTCGCCATCGCCGAGGCGGCAGGGAGGCCGTCGAAGCCGCGTACGACGCTGTACGGCGAGGTGGCGGACGAGCGCACGCGCGCCGCGACGGCGTCCGACGGACATCTGCCCGAGCTTCTGCCGCTCCTCGATCAGGGCTGA
- a CDS encoding ADP-ribosylglycohydrolase family protein produces MSAAATAVWGRAEQQDFRARVRGALLGGAIGDALGAGVSALTLEEIRAAHGPEGVADLVPAHGRRGAVTAATQLTLFTVDGLIRAQVRRDTGAWHPPTDVHRAYLRWAATQSDWGPDERRKDNGWLAREEWLYTRRDPVRACLIGLGDETMGTVEAPKNPTARDAGALVRSAPFGLLVGWEPQLVCQLAVECAAQTHGHPTAYLSAGAFAVIVHGLARGETLDGSVQRALALLSARPGHQPVTDALQLALGAVRQGIPGPARIASIGEGDNAEEALAIAVYCALVGEDIRHGLRLAVNHDGPSDTTGSVTGALLGALHGETALPPAWLSELEGRPTVIELADDFAMEMTQGPALHGPTVASPGWLARYPRV; encoded by the coding sequence GTGAGCGCAGCAGCTACTGCCGTGTGGGGCCGCGCCGAGCAGCAGGACTTCCGCGCCCGGGTGCGCGGCGCCCTGCTCGGTGGCGCCATCGGCGACGCGCTCGGCGCCGGGGTCTCCGCGCTGACCCTGGAGGAGATACGCGCGGCCCACGGTCCCGAGGGCGTCGCCGACCTCGTGCCCGCCCACGGCCGCCGCGGGGCCGTCACCGCCGCCACCCAGTTGACCCTGTTCACCGTGGACGGGCTGATACGCGCCCAGGTCCGCCGTGACACCGGCGCCTGGCATCCGCCCACCGATGTGCACCGCGCCTATCTGAGATGGGCCGCCACCCAGAGCGACTGGGGCCCCGACGAACGCCGCAAGGACAACGGCTGGCTCGCCCGCGAGGAGTGGCTCTACACCCGCCGCGACCCGGTCAGGGCCTGCCTCATCGGGCTCGGCGACGAGACGATGGGCACCGTCGAAGCGCCGAAGAACCCGACCGCGCGCGACGCGGGCGCGCTGGTGCGTTCCGCGCCGTTCGGGCTGCTCGTGGGCTGGGAGCCGCAGTTGGTGTGCCAGCTGGCGGTGGAGTGCGCGGCGCAGACGCACGGCCACCCCACCGCCTATCTCTCGGCGGGCGCGTTCGCCGTCATCGTGCACGGTCTGGCCCGGGGCGAGACCCTCGACGGCTCGGTGCAGCGCGCGCTCGCCCTGCTGTCGGCGCGGCCGGGGCACCAGCCCGTCACGGACGCCCTCCAGCTGGCGCTCGGCGCCGTACGCCAGGGCATTCCGGGCCCCGCCCGGATCGCCTCGATCGGCGAGGGCGACAACGCCGAGGAAGCCCTCGCCATCGCGGTCTACTGCGCTCTCGTCGGCGAGGACATCCGGCACGGCCTGCGGCTCGCCGTCAACCACGACGGCCCCTCCGATACCACCGGCTCCGTCACCGGGGCGCTGCTGGGTGCTCTGCACGGTGAGACGGCTCTGCCGCCCGCCTGGCTCTCCGAGCTGGAGGGCCGCCCCACCGTCATCGAACTGGCCGACGACTTCGCTATGGAGATGACGCAGGGCCCGGCCCTGCACGGCCCCACGGTCGCCTCGCCCGGCTGGCTCGCCCGCTACCCCCGGGTCTGA
- a CDS encoding tetratricopeptide repeat protein: MGQRAGARPSMQELIKRRRRAGFVGRRGELALFRENFDVPVEDERHRFIFHVHGNAGVGKTSLVRELEHAARQRQALTATLDDSVHSVPEAMAAIAAQFARQDRPLKALERMLATYRQRRHEAEAAVPEPEQPADAASPAPPSAGSMVAAQAGLVGLGLLPGVGALAGAMDPAHVAQGADRLKAVLGARFRNQEDVQLVLDPVRFLTPVLIAELDRVGADSPWIALFFDTYERTGSFLDVWLREMITTERYGTLPAHVVVTMAGQGRLDPGCWADYADLVTELPLEPFTEPESRQLLAAKGVLDEKVVQDVLRLSGGLPVLVSTLAQNPGEVSAPSATAVDRFLKWEADSVRRSVALACALPRRLDEDVFAAVTDVDAELYDWLRTLPFVSDRDGHAQYHDVVRGPMLRLQRTRSPRRWHADHERLAQTFASWAETAAEGVPEDELWEQESWRGPHMEEAYHRLCARPEEALPRMLRDGVDACDSGRATTRRWARVLAAAGDDTDSEELRTWGRDALAALEGEQGGPVRVVSLLLARAGFREQDQVAALVVRGMHHRLANDYPNAVADYERALALDPTCARAHFGQAVVRLEKDDFAGALAGLDRADSLSPDTAWILEHRGEIHRVLNHLEEAVADCDRALRLVPDRARALATRGHAKYLMDRNREALADLDRAVELDAQYWWALIRRSEVRFDLGDEAGALADLDRAEEIEPELAWVPGERGYLHFQCGRHEQALVEYDRALTLDPTYAWALGSRALALDSLGRVDEALAALGRAVELKPDYGWALVRRAEIHRRLGDRDAQFADLNQAVAVNDDPAWALAVRGDAYRCERRFEQALTDLDRAVELKPDYGWAIGTRGQTYRAMKRHPQALTDLERAALLLKDTPWVLNDREALYRELRSADGGWLLVDDADLGDAGDAASWIRHASVRTAETRLEEALAAFDRALELAPEHTWARARRAWIRGRLGDQQGHFEELDRLVAANPYSGWAFGRRALALQSAGLTRRSMADLDRSLALGYSPSWVEGRRAVGLLNLDRPEEAMAVLDALPPGARDDELRLIAETSRRLGRFEEAREAALRLRTFDAEDGLFHLTMAESRMRGTEAVADLWRECALAHTVADPEAPTAEELVDLVVMACALGEWSEAEHRLERLLAQRPEWGDVTDLVDLLAELDDCPGAARQRYAPLLARLAVARSGLAGADGQ, encoded by the coding sequence ATGGGGCAGCGGGCCGGGGCGAGACCGTCGATGCAGGAGCTGATCAAGCGCCGCAGGCGCGCCGGATTCGTCGGGAGACGGGGTGAACTCGCCCTGTTCCGGGAGAACTTCGATGTACCGGTCGAAGACGAGCGTCACCGTTTCATCTTCCACGTCCACGGCAACGCGGGCGTCGGCAAGACCTCGCTCGTGCGCGAGCTGGAGCACGCAGCGCGGCAGCGGCAGGCCCTGACCGCCACGCTCGACGACTCGGTGCACAGCGTGCCCGAAGCGATGGCCGCGATCGCGGCCCAGTTCGCCCGGCAGGACCGCCCGCTGAAGGCGCTGGAGCGGATGCTGGCCACGTACCGGCAGCGGCGGCACGAAGCGGAGGCGGCCGTCCCCGAGCCGGAGCAGCCCGCGGACGCGGCATCGCCCGCGCCGCCGTCGGCCGGGTCGATGGTGGCCGCACAGGCCGGCCTTGTGGGGCTGGGCCTGCTGCCGGGTGTCGGCGCCCTCGCAGGCGCGATGGACCCGGCGCACGTGGCGCAGGGTGCCGACCGGCTCAAGGCCGTGCTCGGGGCCCGTTTCCGTAACCAGGAGGACGTCCAGCTGGTGCTGGACCCGGTCAGGTTCCTCACGCCGGTCCTCATCGCCGAGCTGGACCGAGTGGGTGCCGACAGCCCCTGGATCGCGCTGTTCTTCGACACCTACGAACGCACGGGTTCGTTCCTCGATGTCTGGCTGCGCGAAATGATCACCACCGAGCGGTACGGGACCCTGCCCGCCCATGTCGTCGTGACCATGGCGGGGCAGGGCCGCCTCGACCCCGGTTGCTGGGCCGACTACGCCGACCTCGTGACCGAACTGCCCCTGGAGCCCTTCACGGAACCGGAGTCCCGCCAACTCCTGGCAGCCAAGGGTGTCCTGGACGAGAAGGTCGTCCAGGACGTGCTCCGGCTCTCCGGCGGACTGCCCGTCCTGGTGTCGACCCTCGCCCAGAACCCGGGCGAGGTGAGCGCCCCCAGCGCCACCGCCGTGGACCGTTTTCTCAAGTGGGAGGCGGACTCCGTCCGCCGGTCCGTGGCCCTGGCGTGCGCGCTGCCCCGCCGCCTCGACGAGGACGTTTTCGCGGCGGTCACCGACGTGGATGCAGAGCTGTACGACTGGCTGCGCACCTTGCCGTTCGTCTCCGATCGCGACGGCCACGCCCAGTATCACGACGTCGTGCGAGGCCCGATGCTGCGCCTCCAGCGCACCCGCTCGCCCCGCCGCTGGCACGCCGACCACGAGCGCCTGGCTCAGACCTTCGCCTCGTGGGCGGAGACGGCCGCCGAGGGTGTGCCGGAGGACGAGCTCTGGGAGCAGGAGAGCTGGCGGGGGCCACACATGGAGGAGGCGTACCACCGGCTGTGCGCACGGCCGGAGGAGGCGCTGCCCCGCATGCTGCGCGACGGCGTGGACGCCTGCGACTCGGGCAGGGCGACGACCCGGCGATGGGCCCGGGTCCTCGCCGCGGCGGGCGATGACACCGACTCCGAGGAACTGCGCACCTGGGGGAGGGACGCCCTCGCCGCGCTGGAGGGGGAACAGGGCGGGCCCGTACGGGTCGTGAGTCTCCTGCTGGCCCGCGCGGGGTTCCGCGAGCAGGACCAAGTGGCCGCGCTGGTCGTCCGGGGCATGCACCACCGGCTGGCGAACGACTACCCGAACGCGGTCGCCGACTACGAACGGGCGCTGGCCCTCGATCCGACCTGCGCGCGGGCCCACTTCGGCCAAGCTGTCGTGCGCCTCGAGAAGGACGACTTCGCAGGAGCGCTGGCCGGGCTCGACCGGGCGGACAGCCTGTCGCCCGACACGGCGTGGATCCTGGAGCATCGCGGGGAGATCCATCGCGTTCTGAACCATCTTGAGGAGGCGGTCGCGGACTGCGACCGTGCGCTTCGTCTCGTACCCGACCGCGCCAGGGCGCTGGCGACCCGGGGGCATGCCAAGTATCTGATGGACCGCAATCGCGAAGCCCTGGCCGATCTGGACCGGGCGGTGGAGTTGGACGCGCAGTACTGGTGGGCGCTGATCCGGCGCTCGGAAGTGCGTTTCGACCTCGGAGACGAGGCGGGGGCGCTCGCAGACCTGGACCGGGCCGAGGAGATCGAACCGGAGTTGGCGTGGGTGCCGGGGGAGCGCGGCTATCTCCACTTTCAATGTGGCCGCCATGAACAGGCTCTCGTGGAGTACGACCGGGCGCTGACCCTCGACCCCACCTATGCGTGGGCGCTGGGCAGCCGGGCGCTGGCCCTGGACTCCCTGGGGAGGGTCGACGAGGCTCTGGCCGCACTCGGCCGGGCCGTCGAGCTGAAGCCGGACTATGGCTGGGCCCTGGTGCGGCGAGCCGAGATACATCGCCGCCTGGGCGACCGGGATGCCCAGTTCGCCGATCTGAACCAGGCCGTGGCGGTGAACGACGACCCGGCATGGGCGCTGGCCGTGCGCGGTGACGCGTACCGGTGCGAGAGGCGGTTCGAGCAAGCCCTGACGGATCTGGACCGAGCCGTCGAGCTGAAGCCGGACTACGGCTGGGCCATCGGCACCCGGGGCCAGACGTACCGGGCGATGAAGCGGCATCCTCAGGCTCTTACGGATCTTGAGCGGGCCGCGCTCCTGCTGAAGGACACCCCCTGGGTGCTCAACGACCGCGAGGCCCTGTACCGCGAACTGAGGAGCGCCGACGGGGGATGGCTGCTGGTCGACGACGCCGACCTCGGCGACGCAGGCGACGCCGCATCCTGGATCCGGCACGCGTCGGTGCGGACGGCCGAGACCCGGCTGGAGGAGGCGCTGGCGGCCTTTGACCGTGCCCTGGAGCTGGCCCCGGAGCACACATGGGCCAGGGCGCGCAGGGCGTGGATCCGGGGCCGGCTGGGCGATCAGCAGGGTCATTTCGAAGAACTGGACCGTCTCGTCGCCGCGAACCCGTACTCGGGCTGGGCCTTTGGACGCCGGGCTCTCGCGCTGCAGTCGGCCGGTCTCACCCGACGATCGATGGCCGATCTCGACCGGAGTCTGGCCCTCGGCTACTCCCCCTCGTGGGTCGAGGGCCGGCGTGCGGTCGGACTGCTCAACCTGGACCGGCCCGAGGAAGCGATGGCGGTGCTCGACGCGCTGCCTCCAGGGGCCCGCGACGACGAACTGCGCCTCATCGCCGAGACATCGCGACGGCTCGGGCGCTTTGAGGAGGCTCGGGAAGCCGCGCTGCGGCTGCGCACCTTCGACGCCGAAGACGGACTGTTCCACCTGACGATGGCGGAGAGCCGGATGCGGGGTACGGAGGCGGTGGCGGACCTCTGGCGGGAATGCGCCCTGGCGCACACCGTGGCCGACCCGGAGGCTCCGACGGCGGAGGAGCTGGTCGACCTGGTGGTGATGGCCTGCGCGCTGGGAGAGTGGAGCGAAGCCGAGCACAGGCTGGAGCGTCTGCTCGCGCAGCGCCCCGAGTGGGGCGATGTGACCGATCTTGTGGATCTTCTGGCCGAGCTGGACGACTGCCCCGGTGCGGCCCGGCAGCGATATGCGCCGCTCCTCGCCCGGTTGGCGGTGGCCCGGAGCGGCCTTGCGGGTGCCGACGGTCAGTGA
- a CDS encoding Uma2 family endonuclease, whose translation MSVEEFEELARRSPEMVRLEFIQGKVQVKSVPDGVHGAIMMWLLEQCMQHLPDHRLYPEQGLKAETHRRGRARSDGALAPIDHFVPQGEWAEPGGVLMTVEVTSRDADTDQRNRVEKPDGYAAAGIPVYLLVDRDTCSVTVHAEPEGGSYRSITTRPFGAVVDLPDPVGITLETQKLKDYAD comes from the coding sequence ATGTCGGTCGAGGAGTTCGAGGAACTAGCCCGCCGTTCGCCAGAGATGGTGCGGCTGGAGTTCATCCAGGGAAAGGTCCAGGTCAAATCCGTGCCGGACGGTGTCCATGGAGCCATCATGATGTGGCTCCTCGAGCAGTGCATGCAGCATCTCCCTGATCATCGCCTCTACCCCGAGCAAGGCCTGAAGGCCGAGACGCACCGCAGAGGGCGGGCTCGTTCGGACGGGGCTCTCGCGCCCATCGACCACTTCGTCCCCCAGGGCGAGTGGGCCGAGCCCGGCGGCGTCCTGATGACCGTCGAGGTCACCTCGCGCGATGCGGACACCGACCAGCGCAACCGCGTCGAGAAGCCCGACGGCTACGCGGCCGCAGGCATTCCGGTCTATCTCCTCGTCGACCGTGACACCTGCTCGGTCACCGTCCATGCCGAACCGGAGGGCGGCTCGTACCGAAGCATCACCACACGTCCCTTCGGCGCCGTTGTCGATCTCCCCGACCCGGTCGGGATCACTCTGGAGACGCAGAAGCTCAAGGACTACGCCGACTGA